One window from the genome of Daphnia pulex isolate KAP4 chromosome 9, ASM2113471v1 encodes:
- the LOC124202790 gene encoding ER membrane protein complex subunit 6-like isoform X1: protein MASKNKSRTVEKSNGEIMAFSEGSIRNNAMVVEYCRTSMAALGGGTAGILGLTSLYGFAFYIFCAVSIWLLLLLKAGPHWEKYFTSRSSLLSSGLSGGLITYVLFWTFIYGMVHVY, encoded by the exons AAAAGAGTAACGGAG AGATAATGGCATTCAGTGAGGGTTCAATCAGAAATAATGCAATGGTAGTTGAATACTGTCGAACATCTATGG CTGCTTTAGGAGGAGGTACTGCTGGGATTTTAGGCCTTACAAGTCTATACGGCTTTGCATTTTACATATTTTGTGCGGTTTCTATATGG CTTCTTCTATTGCTGAAAGCAGGACCACATTGGGAGAAATATTTTACTAGTAGAAGTTCACTTCTATCTAGTGGATTAAGTGGTGGCCTAATT ACATATGTTCTTTTCTGGAC ATTTATCTATGGAATGGTGCACGTCTATTAG
- the LOC124202788 gene encoding transforming growth factor-beta-induced protein ig-h3-like, whose protein sequence is MKAISLLIVVLLCCASWFTVDAANKSKLPSWHIRFARQQGPNACVVEEVPGSKWKIWTECKYYLPRKICGQKTVLRFECCEGFHRVPGQEGCAGVKPLKNILETARELGATDFVQYVEESGLQKEWAREGAFTLFAPTNEAFANIPRELRARVDSFRGNIENPILRYHVSDRKVTSDTFQADQTIPTLYNGNRLRINKY, encoded by the exons ATGAAAGCCATCTCCCTGTTGATTGTCGTCCTGCTCTGCTGCGCTTCCTGGTTCACGGTGGATGCTGCCAACAAGTCCAAGTTGCCTTCGTGGCACATCCGATTCGCACGCCAGCAAGG ACCCAACGCCTGCGTGGTGGAAGAAGTGCCTGGAAGCAAATGGAAAATCTGGACAGAGTGTAAATACTATCTGCCCCGCAAGATCTGTGGCCAGAAAAC GGTACTTCGTTTCGAGTGCTGTGAAGGCTTCCATCGCGTACCGGGTCAAGAAGGATGCGCAGGAG TGAAGCCACTGAAGAACATTTTGGAAACGGCACGCGAGCTGGGAGCCACGGATTTCGTTCAATACGTCGAAGAATCCGGTCTGCAGAAAGAATGGGCCCGCGAAGGA GCATTTACGTTGTTCGCTCCGACCAACGAAGCCTTCGCCAACATACCGCGTGAATTGCGCGCCCGTGTCGACTCCTTCCGCGGCAACATCGAAAATCCGATCCTTCGTTACCACGTCTCCGATCGCAAAGTGACGTCCGATACCTTCCAGGCCGATCAGACCATACCGACGCTCTACAACGGCAATCGCTTGCGTATCAACAAATATTGA
- the LOC124202790 gene encoding ER membrane protein complex subunit 6-like isoform X2: protein MAFSEGSIRNNAMVVEYCRTSMAALGGGTAGILGLTSLYGFAFYIFCAVSIWLLLLLKAGPHWEKYFTSRSSLLSSGLSGGLITYVLFWTFIYGMVHVY from the exons ATGGCATTCAGTGAGGGTTCAATCAGAAATAATGCAATGGTAGTTGAATACTGTCGAACATCTATGG CTGCTTTAGGAGGAGGTACTGCTGGGATTTTAGGCCTTACAAGTCTATACGGCTTTGCATTTTACATATTTTGTGCGGTTTCTATATGG CTTCTTCTATTGCTGAAAGCAGGACCACATTGGGAGAAATATTTTACTAGTAGAAGTTCACTTCTATCTAGTGGATTAAGTGGTGGCCTAATT ACATATGTTCTTTTCTGGAC ATTTATCTATGGAATGGTGCACGTCTATTAG